The sequence below is a genomic window from Clostridium sp. BJN0001.
TAGTGATTTTCCAAACATATTACTCTGCCACAATTTCTGAGGGTCATTTTCAAACTGGTCTAAAAGTCCTTTTATAAGCTCCTCTGATTCTTTTTCGGAACCCATTATAGGACTTATCTCTGTTTTTACATCACATTTTATAAAATGAAGACTTGGTGCACTTGCTTTAAGTTTTACCCCAAATTTATCTCCCTGTTTTACAAGTTCAGGTTCTTCAAATTTCATCTCTGAAAGCTGAGGTGCAACAAGACCATATCCTGTTTCTTTTACATCATTTAATGCATCTTTTACCTTATCATACTCACATTTTGCAAATGTTAAATCTTTTATAATACCTAAAAGATCACCTTCTGATGAAATCTCAAGATCACAGATTTCACTTAAGACTTTATAAAACACACCCTCTTTAGGCTTAAGAATAATATTAGACCTTCCAGAACCAAGATCTACTTCATTTATATTCGCATAGCCTAAATATTCTTCATCCGGAGAAAGATTTAATGAGAATTTTATATCCCTTATTTTAGATATACTATCTGCCATATTTCTTACAAATTCAATAAAAGCTTTTTTAAGCCAATGCTCTCCATCAAGTTTCTCTACCCATTCAGGAAAATCAATATTTATCTCTTTAACAGGAAATTCCATTAAAATTTGTTTAAATATATTGTCAATATCTTCAATTGTCATATTTGAGACATCCGCTACCTGAACTGTCACATTATATTTTGTTTCTAATTCTTTTTTTAAAGTCTCAGATTCTTTTGAATTTGGTTTTACAGTATTAAGTATTATAATAAATGGCTTCTTAAGTGATTTAAGTTCCTCAATTACTCTTTCTTCAGCTTCTACATAATCTTCTCTATTGATTCCTGTTATGCTCCCATCAGTTGTAACTACAATTCCTATAGTTGAGTGATCTTTTATTACTTTTCTAGTTCCAATTTCTGCTGCATCTTCAAATGGTATTTCATAATCATACCATGGTGTATTAACCATTCTAGTTTCTTCACCATCTAAATATCCTGTTGCTGCTTTTACAATATATCCAACACAATCTACCATTCTTACATTAAATTTAACTTCATCATCAATTTCAATTGTAACTGCTTCATTTGGAACAAATTTAGGCTCTGTTGTATAAATACTTTTTCCAGAACCACTTTGAGGAAGTTCATCCTGTGCTCTTTCCTTTTTGTAAGTATTGTCTATCTTTGGTATTACCATTAAATCCATGAACCTTTTAATAAAAGTTGATTTTCCTGTTCTTACAGGTCCAACAACCCCTACATATATGTCTCCATCAGTCCTTTCCGCAATATCTTTATATATGTTAAAATCATCCATGTAGTTCCCTCCTATATCTTTTTGCCAGTAATATATATATTCGGTCATGGAAAATAATATACTATTAAAAAAGATTATTTAAAAATATTCTTTTAAATAATCTTTCTTTAAAGTAAATTAATTAGTAAAATTCGTTTTTCTTGTCTCTGTTCATCAGTTCGTTTATTATTTCGCTACTTTTTTTGCCATTAAAAATTCCTCTATACAATCCATCGGTTATTGGCATTGATATTTTAAGTTTTTCTTTCAGATTATAAAAAGCCTTACACGCATCTATTCCTTCAACAACCATCTTAACTTCTGAAACAGCTTCATCAACAGTTTTACCTTTTCCTATAAGATAACCTGCCATCCTATTTCGTGAATGCTTTGATGTGCATGTTACTATAAGATCACCCATACCGGTAAGACCATAAAATGTTTTCGCTTTTCCTCCAAGAGCAATTCCTATTCTTGCAATTTCACTCATTCCTCTTGTTATAAGCGCAGCTTTTGTATTGTCTCCAAATCCAAGTCCATCAATTATTCCAGCCGCAAGAGCGATAATATTTTTAACCGCTCCACCTATTTCTACACCTATTATATCATCGTTTGTATATACCCTGAAATATGAATTCATAAATAAATCTTGAACATCTTTTGCATATTTTATATCAGTTGAAGTCGTAACTACTGTTGTTGGAAGTTTAAGTGCCACTTCCTCTGCATGACTTGGTCCTGAAAGAATTACTACAGGATTTTCAAGTTCCTCGCCTATTACAACTGACATTCTCTTGTTTGTTCCTTTTTCAATTCCTTTTGCAATAGAGATAATAACTGCATCTTCTCTTATATACTTTTTCACCTGTTTTGAAACAGATCTTATAACCTGAGACGGTACAGCAAGAATAACATAATCAGCTTCTTTCACTGCTTCATCCATAGTATTTACTGCTGTAACATTTTCTGGAATGCATAGCTTTTTCATATATCTTATGTTTCTCTTCTCATTATTTATATCATCTACTATTTCTTTATTTCTATCATAGATATAAACCTGATTTCCCTTTTCAGCAAGAAGAACAGCTAATGCAGTTCCAAAACTTCCAGCACCGATAAATGTAACCTTTCTCAATATTATTCCTTCCTTTGCCTATATTCTATCTGAATTCCTGTACCTTTAAAGTCAAAACTTTCTCTTAACTGATTTTCTATATATCTTTCATATGAAAAATGTTTAGCTCCTATATCATTTACAAAGAATACAAATTTAGGAGGTCTTGTT
It includes:
- a CDS encoding NAD(P)H-dependent glycerol-3-phosphate dehydrogenase gives rise to the protein MRKVTFIGAGSFGTALAVLLAEKGNQVYIYDRNKEIVDDINNEKRNIRYMKKLCIPENVTAVNTMDEAVKEADYVILAVPSQVIRSVSKQVKKYIREDAVIISIAKGIEKGTNKRMSVVIGEELENPVVILSGPSHAEEVALKLPTTVVTTSTDIKYAKDVQDLFMNSYFRVYTNDDIIGVEIGGAVKNIIALAAGIIDGLGFGDNTKAALITRGMSEIARIGIALGGKAKTFYGLTGMGDLIVTCTSKHSRNRMAGYLIGKGKTVDEAVSEVKMVVEGIDACKAFYNLKEKLKISMPITDGLYRGIFNGKKSSEIINELMNRDKKNEFY
- the spoIVA gene encoding stage IV sporulation protein A; its protein translation is MDDFNIYKDIAERTDGDIYVGVVGPVRTGKSTFIKRFMDLMVIPKIDNTYKKERAQDELPQSGSGKSIYTTEPKFVPNEAVTIEIDDEVKFNVRMVDCVGYIVKAATGYLDGEETRMVNTPWYDYEIPFEDAAEIGTRKVIKDHSTIGIVVTTDGSITGINREDYVEAEERVIEELKSLKKPFIIILNTVKPNSKESETLKKELETKYNVTVQVADVSNMTIEDIDNIFKQILMEFPVKEINIDFPEWVEKLDGEHWLKKAFIEFVRNMADSISKIRDIKFSLNLSPDEEYLGYANINEVDLGSGRSNIILKPKEGVFYKVLSEICDLEISSEGDLLGIIKDLTFAKCEYDKVKDALNDVKETGYGLVAPQLSEMKFEEPELVKQGDKFGVKLKASAPSLHFIKCDVKTEISPIMGSEKESEELIKGLLDQFENDPQKLWQSNMFGKSLEVLVKEGLQNKLYKMPEDVQIKIQKTLQKIINEGNGGLICIIL